Proteins encoded by one window of Bacillus sp. DTU_2020_1000418_1_SI_GHA_SEK_038:
- a CDS encoding tetratricopeptide repeat protein — protein MSKDSKARKTTGKLLLFNPTGEYYFAKGLKAYHKRDLYKAKKYLQRAVHLEPNEPMIVCQLAVICSELGEYQQANQLFLEIIEELDADMVECHYFLANNYAHLGYFKDAYHHANLYLDLDEDGEFADETIDLLELLTMEAEEMDEKLYEQDDLITKQEEARELLESGHFPKAVELLNSVIDEYPEYWSAYNNLALAYFYLGEIQKAADILDKVFEENPGNLHALCNKLVFAFYEREYKEVKALKEVLKKINPLSIEHQFKLGATLALIGEYESAFSWLRRLQKKGFDGDGAFYYWLSYAAHFTGREKIAKSAWEKAVELNPDKAGFEPWNDEKAQNSGFENHHASILKKLESEHIEERLFALFLTAMSDGKGQLLASKEMNQNNRFSHLEREYVSFIRKGGKSTPVHNVASLLYDSYHPIGTVEAGLFLMWFTVFVAAVNQNQIIKNDAAWAAAVEYTWLKAREGKVSQQHIAEKYGISSSTLGKYVKLLKTTSSSRADF, from the coding sequence ATGAGCAAAGACTCTAAAGCTAGAAAAACAACAGGAAAATTACTATTATTTAACCCGACAGGTGAGTATTATTTTGCAAAAGGCTTAAAGGCTTACCACAAAAGGGATCTTTATAAAGCAAAAAAATATTTACAGCGCGCGGTGCATCTAGAGCCAAATGAGCCCATGATTGTCTGCCAATTAGCTGTTATTTGTTCGGAATTAGGTGAGTATCAACAGGCGAACCAGCTTTTTTTGGAAATTATCGAAGAGCTTGATGCAGATATGGTGGAATGCCATTATTTTCTTGCCAATAACTATGCTCATCTTGGTTACTTTAAGGACGCTTATCATCATGCGAATTTATATTTGGATTTAGACGAGGATGGGGAATTTGCCGATGAAACAATCGATCTTCTCGAATTGCTGACGATGGAAGCAGAAGAGATGGATGAGAAGCTTTACGAGCAGGATGATCTCATTACGAAACAGGAGGAGGCCAGAGAACTTCTTGAATCTGGTCATTTTCCGAAAGCGGTTGAACTTCTTAATTCGGTTATTGATGAATATCCAGAATATTGGTCGGCTTATAATAATTTGGCCCTTGCCTATTTTTATCTCGGAGAAATCCAAAAAGCTGCAGATATTCTAGATAAGGTTTTTGAAGAAAATCCCGGGAACCTGCACGCCTTATGCAATAAGCTTGTTTTCGCCTTTTACGAGCGCGAATATAAGGAAGTGAAGGCGCTTAAAGAGGTCCTGAAAAAAATCAATCCATTATCCATTGAGCACCAGTTTAAGCTTGGGGCAACTCTAGCATTAATTGGCGAGTACGAATCCGCTTTTTCTTGGCTTAGAAGGCTTCAGAAAAAGGGCTTTGATGGAGATGGGGCTTTTTATTATTGGCTATCATATGCAGCCCATTTTACCGGAAGAGAAAAAATCGCCAAATCAGCCTGGGAAAAAGCAGTTGAATTAAATCCGGATAAAGCTGGCTTCGAGCCTTGGAATGATGAAAAGGCGCAAAACAGCGGGTTTGAAAATCATCATGCTTCCATCCTTAAAAAGCTAGAAAGCGAACATATTGAAGAGCGCTTATTTGCCCTGTTCTTAACAGCCATGTCAGATGGAAAAGGACAACTGCTAGCTTCAAAGGAAATGAACCAAAATAATAGATTCTCCCATTTGGAGAGGGAATATGTTTCTTTTATCCGAAAGGGAGGAAAATCGACTCCCGTTCATAATGTTGCCTCATTATTGTATGATAGCTACCACCCAATCGGTACGGTCGAAGCAGGATTATTTCTAATGTGGTTTACTGTTTTTGTTGCGGCCGTAAATCAAAATCAGATCATAAAAAATGATGCAGCGTGGGCAGCAGCTGTTGAATATACGTGGCTTAAAGCGAGAGAGGGAAAAGTATCTCAGCAGCATATAGCTGAAAAATATGGAATTTCTTCATCCACTTTGGGCAAATATGTGAAACTTCTAAAAACAACATCTTCTTCACGAGCAGATTTTTAG
- a CDS encoding beta-ketoacyl-ACP synthase III codes for MRRNVKIQGIGSYLPKRLVTASEIDGMIGAQDGWSENKSGVKQRHFVTDETASFMGAQAAKLALQDACLSFSQIDCIISGSGTIEQAIPSNASLIQEQLGLQHSGIPCFDVNSTCLSFVTALDMISYAMAAGRYEHVLLISSEISSVGINWKQDESSILFGDGAVAVVLSRTDGSSGILASHMETYSAGAHLSEIRGGGTKIHPREHREETKEDFLFYMDGRAIFKMSSKLIPSFIEKLFRQTDLTMEDIDMVIPHQASAAAMKIIRRKLNVPESKFMSIIENYGNMIAASIPMALYEAIKQGKIKRGDRLLLLGTSAGLSIGGIILEY; via the coding sequence ATGAGACGAAATGTAAAGATACAGGGAATCGGGTCCTATTTGCCGAAACGGTTAGTAACAGCATCAGAAATTGATGGAATGATTGGTGCACAGGATGGCTGGTCAGAAAATAAATCAGGGGTGAAGCAGCGGCATTTTGTAACGGATGAAACGGCTTCGTTTATGGGAGCACAAGCAGCTAAGCTTGCTTTACAGGACGCATGTCTATCGTTTTCCCAAATCGATTGCATCATTAGCGGCAGCGGAACAATCGAGCAGGCTATTCCGAGCAATGCTTCCTTAATTCAAGAACAATTGGGCTTACAGCATTCTGGAATTCCTTGCTTTGATGTAAATTCAACATGTTTGAGCTTTGTGACGGCATTAGATATGATTTCCTACGCTATGGCTGCAGGCAGATATGAACATGTTCTCTTAATATCCAGTGAGATTTCCTCTGTCGGGATTAATTGGAAGCAGGATGAAAGCAGCATTTTGTTCGGGGACGGGGCGGTTGCTGTTGTTTTGTCTAGAACGGACGGTTCTTCTGGAATTCTTGCCTCCCATATGGAGACATATAGTGCCGGGGCGCATTTATCGGAAATCCGCGGCGGCGGTACGAAAATTCACCCTAGAGAGCATCGTGAGGAAACAAAGGAAGACTTCCTATTTTATATGGATGGCCGGGCAATTTTCAAAATGTCTTCAAAATTAATTCCTAGTTTTATTGAAAAATTGTTTAGGCAAACCGATTTGACGATGGAGGATATTGATATGGTTATTCCCCATCAGGCAAGTGCAGCTGCCATGAAAATTATTAGAAGGAAATTAAATGTCCCTGAAAGCAAGTTCATGTCCATAATCGAAAACTATGGAAATATGATTGCTGCTTCCATTCCGATGGCTTTATATGAAGCTATTAAACAAGGAAAAATAAAACGGGGCGATCGATTATTGTTATTAGGTACATCTGCGGGGCTTTCCATTGGAGGAATCATCCTTGAGTATTAA
- a CDS encoding ATP-grasp domain-containing protein, with product MSIKVLVTGARAPVTLHLCRILKDSGHEVYAADSISYALTKSSTSIQGYFLYSSPKFRTEDFVAELVEFIQENKIGLLIPTCEESFYISKYKDAISPYCEVLVGDFAQMLLLHNKFDFIEYVNALGFKAPKTVKCSANKEMPDGELVLKRVYSRFSDHVVFLHKDAFNPSLFDSSWIAQEKIDGVQYCSYGIARDGKLLAHSVYETTFTAGIGATIAFSYCERKDIEHFVRTVVSDLKFTGQISFDFIVNYEDVAIPIECNPRATSGLHLFDHQAAECFFDDTENTLYPDLETKMAICLALLAYGFDNWKRGRGFMNWLKTLLTYRDITWSLQDLTPFFFQFYSMYALWQESKTNGTTMIQQSTSDISWDEED from the coding sequence TTGAGTATTAAAGTTTTAGTAACGGGAGCACGTGCCCCTGTTACGTTGCATTTATGCAGAATTCTGAAGGATAGCGGACATGAGGTGTATGCGGCTGATAGTATCTCATATGCTTTAACGAAGTCTTCTACATCCATTCAAGGTTACTTTCTCTATTCTTCTCCAAAGTTTCGGACTGAGGATTTTGTTGCGGAGCTTGTAGAATTTATTCAAGAGAATAAAATTGGTCTTCTCATTCCGACCTGTGAGGAAAGCTTTTATATTTCAAAATATAAGGATGCAATTTCACCTTACTGCGAGGTTTTGGTAGGTGATTTTGCACAAATGCTGCTGCTTCATAATAAGTTTGATTTTATTGAGTATGTAAATGCGCTTGGATTTAAGGCGCCTAAAACAGTAAAATGCTCTGCTAATAAAGAGATGCCCGATGGTGAATTGGTTTTAAAACGGGTGTATTCCCGATTTTCGGATCATGTTGTTTTCCTTCATAAGGATGCGTTTAATCCATCTCTCTTTGACTCGTCATGGATTGCACAGGAAAAAATTGATGGGGTGCAATATTGCTCTTATGGCATTGCTCGAGATGGGAAACTGCTTGCCCATTCTGTCTATGAAACTACTTTTACAGCGGGGATCGGCGCAACGATTGCTTTTAGTTATTGTGAGCGGAAGGATATTGAACATTTTGTTAGAACGGTTGTGTCGGATTTGAAGTTTACGGGGCAAATATCCTTTGATTTTATCGTGAATTATGAGGATGTTGCGATTCCGATTGAATGCAATCCTCGAGCAACGAGCGGGCTGCATTTATTTGATCATCAAGCGGCGGAGTGTTTTTTTGACGATACCGAAAATACTCTTTACCCCGATCTAGAAACAAAGATGGCTATTTGCCTCGCTTTGCTGGCTTATGGCTTTGATAATTGGAAGCGAGGCCGTGGGTTTATGAATTGGCTTAAAACCTTGCTCACTTATCGGGACATTACGTGGAGTTTACAGGATCTTACGCCATTTTTCTTTCAATTCTATAGCATGTATGCACTTTGGCAGGAAAGTAAAACGAATGGCACAACGATGATCCAGCAGTCAACATCAGATATTAGTTGGGATGAGGAAGATTAA
- a CDS encoding NAD(P)-dependent oxidoreductase produces the protein MKILVTGGTGFLGQKLAVRLQKLGYDVTAIGRNQAIGKQLNKQGVRFITCSLEDKESILALCHGQDYVFHTGALSSPWGKYDDFYNSNVIGTKNIIEGCKQANVKRLIHVSTPSLYFHYDERLDVKESDQFPETFVNHYAKTKYLAEQEMDQAFQDGLPVVTIRPRAIFGPGDNAILPRLVKVCEKGMFPKIGDGTVEVDITYVENVVDALILCMNSGEQTLGQKYNITNGVRVNLYEMIEEVMGQLGKTFSYKDISFKKAFFIAKVLEHVSSIFLGGKEPILTRYTVSVLSKSQTLNIEKAKQELGYHPRVSIEEGIQHFVDWWKKNEH, from the coding sequence ATGAAAATATTAGTAACGGGCGGAACTGGTTTTTTAGGACAAAAACTGGCTGTACGCTTACAAAAATTGGGGTATGATGTGACAGCAATCGGAAGGAATCAGGCGATTGGCAAGCAGCTGAACAAGCAAGGCGTTCGGTTTATTACGTGTTCCTTGGAGGACAAGGAGAGCATTCTCGCCTTATGTCACGGACAGGATTATGTTTTCCATACCGGTGCCCTTTCCTCTCCATGGGGAAAATATGATGATTTCTATAACTCCAATGTTATCGGCACTAAGAATATTATTGAAGGCTGCAAGCAAGCGAATGTAAAGCGGCTTATTCATGTGTCGACTCCAAGCCTGTATTTTCATTATGACGAAAGATTAGATGTAAAGGAATCGGATCAGTTCCCTGAAACATTCGTCAATCACTACGCCAAAACGAAATACTTGGCTGAACAGGAAATGGATCAGGCCTTCCAGGACGGGCTTCCGGTCGTGACGATCCGTCCGCGGGCAATCTTTGGCCCAGGTGACAACGCGATTCTGCCTCGTTTAGTAAAAGTTTGTGAAAAAGGCATGTTTCCGAAAATTGGCGATGGTACAGTTGAAGTGGACATCACCTATGTTGAAAATGTCGTGGACGCCTTAATCCTGTGCATGAATTCAGGGGAGCAGACACTTGGACAGAAATACAATATAACAAATGGTGTTCGCGTGAATCTGTACGAGATGATTGAAGAAGTTATGGGGCAGCTTGGAAAAACTTTTTCCTATAAAGATATTTCGTTTAAGAAGGCATTTTTCATTGCAAAGGTCCTCGAGCATGTGTCGTCCATTTTTCTTGGCGGGAAGGAGCCGATTCTTACCCGCTATACAGTAAGTGTCCTGTCCAAATCACAAACATTAAACATTGAAAAAGCAAAGCAGGAGCTTGGCTACCATCCGCGGGTCAGCATCGAAGAAGGGATTCAGCATTTTGTAGATTGGTGGAAGAAAAATGAGCATTAA